The sequence AGCAGGGGTTAACCTCCACATTCAGCGCGGAGAATATAGTGCCATTATGGGCGCTTCAGGTAGCGGAAAATCCACCATGATGAATATTTTAGGCTGTTTGGATAGCCCCACCAGTGGCAATTATTACCTCAATGGTGACAATGTAGCTTCCCTTTCCTCTCGTCAATTAGCCATGATTCGTAACCAAAGAATCGGTTTTGTTTTCCAACAATTTCACCTTCTACCTCAGTTGAGTGCGCTGGATAACGTCATGTTACCCATGAAATACGGTGGAATTGATGATCAAGAAGGGAAAAAACGAGGTATAGAAGCCCTTACCAAAGTAGGTTTAGAGAATCGTTTATATAATAAACCTAATCAGCTATCCGGTGGACAACAACAGAGAGTCGCCATAGCAAGGGCAATCGTTAACTCTCCTCTCATTTTACTAGCTGATGAACCGACAGGGGCGCTGGATTCTCAAACCACCAAAGATGTCATGAACATTTTTGCTGATCTAAATCAAGAGGCTATGACTATTATATTAGTTACCCATGAACATGATGTGGCAGAGCAAACCAGACGAATTATCCACTTTAAAGACGGTAGGATAATTGATAATGAATAATTAAATATCCTCCTCTGCCTCCTCAGCTTCTCCTTCTCCTTGTCAGCAACCCCTAAATATTTAAGGTTAGACGATAAATCTCTTGACGGGAAAGCTGACTAGATTTAGCTAAATGTTGACTAATTTCGCTTTTACTCATACCCAGCGCCCTCAACTCCTCAATAGATTCCTTGATTTGTGCCTCAGATAAAAAAGTTTGGGAAGATTGACAAATGCCCCTAACTATGATACAAAATTCCCCTCTTGGTTCATGACTTTGGTAAAAATCCAGCGCCCCTGCCACTGTGCCACGCCAGAAATCTTCATGTAACTTCGTTAATTCCCTAGCGAGGGTAATTTCTCGGTTTAAACCGAAAGTATCAGCAAAATCAGCGAGGGTTTTGCGTAGTTTGTGGGGCGCTTCATAAAAAATCATCGACCTTTCTTCCCCCCGTAATTGAAGCAATAAAGCATCTCTGAGCTTTTTTTTCGTTGGTAAAAAACCCTCAAACACAAATCTATCCGTAGGTAAACCAGAAGCAATTAAAGCATTAATCCCAGCATTAGCACCCGGAATTGGTACAATATCAATATCAGCTTTAATACAAGCTACCACTAAATGATAACCCGGATCAGAAATAGCCGGAGTACCAGCATCTGTCACCAAAGCAATATTATCACCCTGTTGTAAGCGCGCCAAAAAGTGCGGAGTGCGCTGGGTTTGATTATGCTCATGGTAGCTCATCATCGGTGTTTTGATCTCAAAATGATGTAATAATTTTCCCGTGTGTCGAGTATCTTCCGCGCCGATTAAATCCACCGTTTTTAAAATTCGCAACCCCCGTAAAGTCATATCCTCTAAATTACCGATGGGAGTAGCCACTAGATAAAGTTTGCCAATCACTGTACAATCCTAACAAGGTAATAAGTTATCGAAAATAATGGAATACTTTTTTTAAGACGTAAGCAAATTTAATGGTAGTCTAAGCTATCTTTAAATTTACCCTTGCCCTTTGCCCTTTGCTCTTTTGACTACCATACCATGAATCAATTTACCATTAATCTAACCCAAGGATCAGTTTCCTTCACCTTCAGTCAGGAAGCCGCCCAAAAATTGCGACAGGAAATCAATACCTTGATGGATAGTCTCAAACAAATTGCCTTAAACGCTAAAACTGGCACAAAACCCACCCCTCAAAAAGCCATGGAATATCAACACACAGGGGAAGTTTTTTTGGAAGTTTTTTGTAATCCTAATATATACCCTAGTCCTTTTTCGGCAAAAGTTTTAATCACCGTTAGAGATGATCGTTTAAGATTAACTTCAGAAGCTGAATTAACCAGATTAATCGAAGATTTAGAACAATATTAAAATAACAAATTGACAATTGATAATTGACAATGAAATATTCAATTAATTTTGCTTATTTACTTAATATCAAATTCGTTTGAACAGTTATAAATCGGTTAAAAATAATATTAGTTCAATTTATTGAACGATCGGGCCATTAGCCGTGTAATTCATTACACGGTGGGTAAGTTGCGAAGATAGAATCTTTTATAGCACATTACCAGAACTTGATATTAGAGGTAATTTTCATCAAAATTTTAAAAATCGTCAGTCAGAAAAAACTCTATAATGGCAGATAAAAGCTCTTTTAATAAAAGAATGTCGCTATGAGTCAACTCCATGATATTTTATCCATAAATGCGATTCCTGCGGAATATCAAAAATTGGTGTTGAATACCATTATTGATGGAGTGGTAATATTAAAAGATAATCGTTATATTTACGTTAATTCAGTTTATGAACAAATTTGCGGTTTCAGTGCTGAAGAATTAATCGGGCAAGAATGGGAAAATCATCACCCTGCCGAAGAAATAAAAAGATTATCTGAAATAATCCTGCCCCAATGTTATGAAAAAGGCTTTTGGCGCGGTGAGAGTTGTTGTTATCACAAAGATGGGCGAGTCATTCGAAAAGAAATATCATTATCGGTAGCAGAAAATAATATATTAGTAGGTATTTGTCGAGATATTACGGCAGAAAAAGAAATGCAACATCAGTTGAAAACTCAAGAATTTGTCATTAGGGCTTTATATAAGGTTACATCGGCATCAAAATTAAGTTTTGAGGAAAAATTACAAGGTATTTTTGCGCTAGGAAGACGATTTTTAGGCTTTGACTTGGCAATGCTGACTCGTGTTGATAGTAATGGGTGTTGTCTTCTTCATTTTCAAGGGGGTAAAAAATATGGTAATTTTATTAAAACGCCTCATACTCTAACTTTAGACAAGGCACTATGTTATCAGGCTTTTCAGAGAAAAGAGCCTTTAATTTTAAAATCTATCCCTGATTCTGAGTTTCATAATCATCCAGCTTACACAGAATATCATTTTCAAAGTTATATCGGTATTCGTGTGGAAGTGATGGGTGAAGGTTTTGGTAGTCTATGTTTTATTTCTTTTCAAGAGTCTCGAAATCATCTTAATGATAGTAGTAAACAACTACTGAAATTGATGTCTCAATGGATTAGTTATGAGTTGGAGAGACAGCAATCACAAAAATTATTAGAAGAAAAATTCCAACAAGAGGTTTTACTCAAGAAAATTACTCAGTCTATTCGTCAAACTTTAGACTATGATGAGTTATTTAAACGAGCAGCGCAAAGTATGGGTGAAGCATTTAAGGTCAATCGTTGTCATATCTTAACTTATAATGCTGATCAAATTCCTCCAGTTATCCCCGTAGCTGAATATTTATCAGGTGTGGAATCCATGATGGTTACTAATATTGCCCCTTCTCATGTGCGTAATTTTCACTTAGAAAATGTGTTAGCAGAAGATAAGGTGGTGGTTACTAATAATGTGTTTGAAGATTCTTTGTTAACTACTATGGTGAATACTTGTGTTGCTAACAAGATTAAATCTATGTTATCGGTGAGAACTTCTTATTTGGGTGAGCCTAATGGTATTATTTGTTTACATCAGTGTGATAATTTTCGAGTTTGGACTGATTCTGAAGTAGAGTTATTAGAAAATATTGCTTCTCAATTTGGTATTGCTATCGCCCAAGCTAAGTTATTACAACAGGAAAAAGAGCAAAAACAACGGTTGGAGTTACAAAATCAGGCTTTAGAGGAAGCGAGGAAGGGCGCTGAAAGTGCTAATTTAGCGAAAAGTAATTTTTTGGCGACGATGAGTCACGAAATCCGCACTCCCATGAATGGTATTTTGGGCATGACTGAGTTATTGTTGGATACTCCTTTGGATAGTCAGCAACGGGATTTTGCGGAGACGATTAGTCAAAGTGGTAATCTTCTGCTGGGTATTATTAATGATATTCTTGATTTGTCTAAGATTGAGGCGGATAAGTTAGAACTTAATCATACTATTTTTAATGTTCATGATGCCATTGAGGAAGTTATTAAGTTGTTGCAAGTGACGGCTTGTAATAAAAGTTTGAGGTTGTCTTATGTGAAAAATTATTGTCTTCCTGATGAGTATTGGGGAGATGTTAACCGTTTTAAACAAGTTATTCTCAATTTGGTTAGTAATGGGGTGAAGTTTACTGATACAGGGGAGGTGAGAGTTGAAATTGATGGGGTGATGACGGGGGAAGGAAGTTATTTGTTAAATATTGCGGTGAAGGATACTGGTATTGGTATTTCTGATGATAAGTGCGGTTTGTTGTTTCAGCCTTTTTCTCAGGTGGATACGACTAATAGTCGTCGCTACGGTGGCACTGGTTTAGGGTTGGCTATTAGTCAAAAGTTAGCTAACTTGATGGGGGGTGAGATTACTTTTAATACTCAATATGGTTTAGGCTCAGTTTTTTATTTTTCCGTTACTTTAAAACCTTCCACTTCTCCTCTGTTGGGGATTGTATCAAATCCAGCGCCCTCCACACTACCAAAAACCCCTCTCCCACAGGAGAGGGGAGTAAGGAATAATTTAAGGTTACTATTAGTGGAGGATAACCCCGTTAACTATAAGGTAGCGCGCTTAATTTTTAAAAAACTAGGCTATGATGATAATTCTCTACATTTAGCTAATAATGGGTTGAGGGCGCTGGATTTGCTGCGCCAAAATGTTTATGATGTGGTATTTATGGATTTACAAATGCCTCATCTTGATGGGTTAGCTACCACTGTCAAAATTAGGGAATTAGGTGATTTGATTCAACAGCCTTGGATTATTGCCATGACGGCTTCAGCTTTATTGGAAGATAAGCAAAAATGTTTTGCAGTGGGCATGAATGATTATCTTAGTAAGCCCATTAAAAGTGATAGAGTTTTACAGTCTCTACAAAAATATGGTGAAGGGCGCTGGGGCAAAGGGCAAGGGGCAAAGGGCAAAGGGCAAAGGTAAATTTGAATATAGCTTCGACTACCATTAAATTTGCTCACGTTATAAAAGATCGGGTTTTAAACCCATTATTATTTGATAATGAATTATCCATTGTCAATTATCACAACCTAAATAAATGGAATACACCTATTTACCAGATTTACCAACCACTACAGTTTCCCATAACCAAGAAATTAAGAAAAAAACCATTATTGAAAATGGGAAAATACCTCATATTACCAACTTTGCCCAAGCGCACTTCCCCCCTCAACAAATAGCCTATACTCACAGTCATGATGATATGTGGGAAGTATTCCTAATTGTGTCAGGAAAAGGTAAAATAAAGGTTAAGGGACAAGAATTTATCCTTAAACCGGGGGTATGTATTACGGTAGCGCCCCACGAAACCCACGAAATCATTAATGATGGGTGTGAAGAATTAATCACTAACTACTTTGGTATTGCTGAATAAATATAACTGTTGCTCAAATATGCGTTTAACTTCTCCCGTTACCACTACTTCCGACAATTTAACCAGAGAATATCCCTTGGTGGAAACCTTCCATTCCGTACAAGGGGAAGGTTTTTGGCATGGTGTCAATGCTTTTTTTATTCGCCTTGCCGGTTGTGATGTTTTTTGCCCTTGGTGCGATCAAAAAGAAACTTGGACTACTAGAAAATACCCATCCGTCAGCGTAGCGCACCTCGTGGAAATAGTCAAGGGTAATAATACAAATATTATTATTATTACAGGGGGAGAACCCTTAATTCATGATCTTAATCCTTTAACTACGGAGTTGGCTAAACTAGGCAAAAGACTACATTTAGAGACATCGGGCGCCCACCCTTTTTCAGGACATTTTGACTGGGTCACTTTTTCCCCTAAAGTATATAAAAAGCCCCATGCTTCTATTTATGATCAAGTTGGTGAGCTTAAAGTGGTGATTAGTGATGCTAGTGATTTAGTATGGGCTGAAAATCAGGGTAATCGATTGCAGTCAGGGGTATTAAAATATTTACAACCAGAATGGGATTCCCCTCTCAGCAAAGACTTAATTTTTGAATATATTAA comes from Cyanobacterium sp. T60_A2020_053 and encodes:
- a CDS encoding ABC transporter ATP-binding protein, producing MEQLQPTLTTITLPAPEETVIKLEDIYKIYGSGNTEVKALAGVNLHIQRGEYSAIMGASGSGKSTMMNILGCLDSPTSGNYYLNGDNVASLSSRQLAMIRNQRIGFVFQQFHLLPQLSALDNVMLPMKYGGIDDQEGKKRGIEALTKVGLENRLYNKPNQLSGGQQQRVAIARAIVNSPLILLADEPTGALDSQTTKDVMNIFADLNQEAMTIILVTHEHDVAEQTRRIIHFKDGRIIDNE
- the rsmI gene encoding 16S rRNA (cytidine(1402)-2'-O)-methyltransferase; this encodes MIGKLYLVATPIGNLEDMTLRGLRILKTVDLIGAEDTRHTGKLLHHFEIKTPMMSYHEHNQTQRTPHFLARLQQGDNIALVTDAGTPAISDPGYHLVVACIKADIDIVPIPGANAGINALIASGLPTDRFVFEGFLPTKKKLRDALLLQLRGEERSMIFYEAPHKLRKTLADFADTFGLNREITLARELTKLHEDFWRGTVAGALDFYQSHEPRGEFCIIVRGICQSSQTFLSEAQIKESIEELRALGMSKSEISQHLAKSSQLSRQEIYRLTLNI
- a CDS encoding response regulator; amino-acid sequence: MSQLHDILSINAIPAEYQKLVLNTIIDGVVILKDNRYIYVNSVYEQICGFSAEELIGQEWENHHPAEEIKRLSEIILPQCYEKGFWRGESCCYHKDGRVIRKEISLSVAENNILVGICRDITAEKEMQHQLKTQEFVIRALYKVTSASKLSFEEKLQGIFALGRRFLGFDLAMLTRVDSNGCCLLHFQGGKKYGNFIKTPHTLTLDKALCYQAFQRKEPLILKSIPDSEFHNHPAYTEYHFQSYIGIRVEVMGEGFGSLCFISFQESRNHLNDSSKQLLKLMSQWISYELERQQSQKLLEEKFQQEVLLKKITQSIRQTLDYDELFKRAAQSMGEAFKVNRCHILTYNADQIPPVIPVAEYLSGVESMMVTNIAPSHVRNFHLENVLAEDKVVVTNNVFEDSLLTTMVNTCVANKIKSMLSVRTSYLGEPNGIICLHQCDNFRVWTDSEVELLENIASQFGIAIAQAKLLQQEKEQKQRLELQNQALEEARKGAESANLAKSNFLATMSHEIRTPMNGILGMTELLLDTPLDSQQRDFAETISQSGNLLLGIINDILDLSKIEADKLELNHTIFNVHDAIEEVIKLLQVTACNKSLRLSYVKNYCLPDEYWGDVNRFKQVILNLVSNGVKFTDTGEVRVEIDGVMTGEGSYLLNIAVKDTGIGISDDKCGLLFQPFSQVDTTNSRRYGGTGLGLAISQKLANLMGGEITFNTQYGLGSVFYFSVTLKPSTSPLLGIVSNPAPSTLPKTPLPQERGVRNNLRLLLVEDNPVNYKVARLIFKKLGYDDNSLHLANNGLRALDLLRQNVYDVVFMDLQMPHLDGLATTVKIRELGDLIQQPWIIAMTASALLEDKQKCFAVGMNDYLSKPIKSDRVLQSLQKYGEGRWGKGQGAKGKGQR
- a CDS encoding cupin domain-containing protein, with the protein product MEYTYLPDLPTTTVSHNQEIKKKTIIENGKIPHITNFAQAHFPPQQIAYTHSHDDMWEVFLIVSGKGKIKVKGQEFILKPGVCITVAPHETHEIINDGCEELITNYFGIAE
- a CDS encoding 7-carboxy-7-deazaguanine synthase QueE; this translates as MRLTSPVTTTSDNLTREYPLVETFHSVQGEGFWHGVNAFFIRLAGCDVFCPWCDQKETWTTRKYPSVSVAHLVEIVKGNNTNIIIITGGEPLIHDLNPLTTELAKLGKRLHLETSGAHPFSGHFDWVTFSPKVYKKPHASIYDQVGELKVVISDASDLVWAENQGNRLQSGVLKYLQPEWDSPLSKDLIFEYIKNHPQWRLSLQTHKFFGVR